In Quercus robur chromosome 11, dhQueRobu3.1, whole genome shotgun sequence, the following proteins share a genomic window:
- the LOC126705276 gene encoding putative F-box protein At3g10430: protein MENESHSHIADENCSLGQDVILEILARLPAESLLQCERVCKSWFRMIHDPNFVHKFKQVFIIGKFHRLQYLVLNVNNGNWTGKVLENSWCTFFRIEDAYNGLILHKTTNYSNLHVYNNSNDKMTTIPLVPLTSSRNYYSLVHDVSIQKYKVVCFCLRNNIVKCYIYVLDSNDEEVNEAPTWRELSFSFLVNFPTRPTIDFDRVLCNGALNWISKTETDLMAYVSSLDISSEKLGKRIELPSKPSLCNMTIFFNCKLLAFNGFLCYANPSSKDRFDFWVLKGWDKLKPIWIKQYTLRLSSMICKPAGLKSFVHDNFFPLAIYHSVHSYSVEIMIQFCRKLFVYNVKSKELRSIEVIEEESVDACSLRHFIITLK, encoded by the coding sequence ATGGAAAATGAGTCACATTCTCACATAGCAGATGAAAATTGCTCTTTGGGTCAAGATGTCATCTTGGAAATATTAGCAAGATTGCCAGCAGAAAGCCTTCTCCAATGTGAGAGGGTTTGCAAAAGTTGGTTTAGAATGATTCATGATCCAAACTTCGTACACAAATTTAAGCAAGTATTCATCATTGGAAAATTTCATCGGCTTCaatatttagttttgaatgtCAACAATGGCAATTGGACAGGTAAAGTATTAGAAAATTCCTGGTGCACATTTTTCCGAATTGAAGATGCCTATAATGGGCTGATACTTCACAAAACTACAAATTATAGCAATCTCCACGTCTATAATAATAGCAATGACAAGATGACCACCATCCCTCTTGTGCCACTAACGAGTTCAAGAAACTACTATTCATTGGTACATGATGTTTCCATCCAAAAGTACAAGGTCGTTTGCTTTTGTTTGCGTAATAATATTGTGAAGTGCTATATATATGTTCTGGATAGTAATGATGAAGAAGTAAATGAAGCTCCTACTTGGAGGGAATTGAGCTTTTCTTTCCTCGTAAACTTTCCAACTCGTCCCACAATAGACTTCGATAGAGTTCTGTGTAATGGAGCTTTGAATTGGATTTCAAAAACTGAAACAGATCTGATGGCATATGTATCATCATTAGACATATCAAGTGAGAAGCTTGGGAAAAGAATTGAGTTGCCATCGAAACCCAGCTTGTGCAACATGACAATATTCTTCAATTGCAAGTTATTAGCTTTCAATGGATTTCTTTGTTATGCTAATCCAAGTTCCAAGGATAGGTTTGATTTTTGGGTCTTGAAGGGTTGGGATAAACTTAAACCTATTTGGATCAAGCAATATACGTTACGCCTTTCATCGATGATCTGCAAGCCAGCAGGTTTGAAGAGTTTCGTTCATGATAATTTCTTTCCTCTTGCAATATACCATAGTGTGCACTCTTATTCAGTTGAAATCATGATACAGTTTTGCCGCAAGTTGTTTGTATACAACGTGAAGAGCAAAGAGTTGAGGAGTATTGAGGTTATCGAAGAAGAATCAGTGGATGCATGCTCCCTTCGTCATTTTATCATcacactaaaataa